From Zavarzinella sp., one genomic window encodes:
- a CDS encoding sulfatase: MKPLHSALLLLLLSFGVVAQEPARPNVLVFLVDDLGQRDLGCYGSTFYETPNIDRLAKSGMLFSDAYAACPVCSPTRASLMTGLWPQRTGITDYINSGGGNQPKQWNRNTVLLPAPYNDRLSLDSPTLAKVLKRTGYATFFAGKWHLGPEGFWPENQGFDVNQGGVDRGGPYGGKKYFSPYGNPRLTDGPEGEHLPDRLATETNKFIEQHAKKPFFAYLSFYSVHTPLMARDDLRQKYELKRKQMQLQPRWGRDQFRDVRLVQEHAIYAAMVEAMDAAVGKVLTKLEELKLTDNTLILFTSDNGGLSTSEGWPTSNVPWRAGKGWLYEGGIREPLIISWPGKIQKKSTSAFPVSSPDVMPTILEATGAKPLEKQVLDGVSLLPLFSGKELTSRPIFWHYPHYGNQGGAPGAAIRQDQWKLIEWFEDRRTELYDLQNDPSETINLANKHPDIAADLQKKLHQWQLQVDAKLPTINPKYDLAKQNGRIAYRK, from the coding sequence ATGAAACCTCTCCATTCTGCACTGCTGTTACTTCTTTTATCCTTTGGTGTAGTTGCCCAGGAGCCTGCACGTCCCAACGTTCTGGTTTTTCTGGTAGATGACTTAGGCCAGCGCGACCTTGGGTGCTACGGCAGCACATTTTACGAAACGCCCAACATCGACCGCCTGGCAAAAAGCGGCATGCTCTTTTCAGATGCTTACGCGGCATGCCCTGTATGTTCTCCCACAAGAGCCAGTTTGATGACTGGTTTGTGGCCCCAGCGCACCGGGATTACCGATTATATCAATTCAGGTGGTGGAAATCAGCCGAAGCAATGGAATCGCAACACTGTTCTGTTGCCTGCACCCTATAACGATCGCTTGTCCTTAGATAGCCCTACGTTAGCAAAGGTGCTGAAGCGAACTGGTTACGCCACATTTTTTGCGGGCAAATGGCATCTGGGGCCAGAAGGATTTTGGCCAGAAAATCAGGGATTCGATGTGAATCAAGGTGGTGTTGATCGTGGTGGACCATACGGCGGGAAGAAATACTTTTCCCCGTATGGAAACCCAAGATTGACTGATGGCCCGGAAGGAGAACATCTGCCGGACCGTCTGGCAACAGAAACGAACAAATTTATTGAGCAACACGCGAAAAAACCGTTCTTCGCCTATTTATCCTTTTATTCTGTTCATACACCGTTGATGGCCCGCGATGATTTGCGGCAGAAGTATGAACTGAAAAGAAAACAGATGCAGCTCCAGCCAAGGTGGGGACGGGACCAGTTTCGCGATGTGCGACTGGTGCAGGAACACGCGATATATGCCGCGATGGTAGAAGCAATGGATGCAGCTGTGGGGAAAGTGCTGACAAAACTGGAAGAATTGAAACTCACAGACAATACTTTGATTCTGTTTACAAGTGATAATGGTGGATTATCGACCAGTGAAGGTTGGCCTACCTCCAATGTACCGTGGCGTGCTGGGAAAGGCTGGTTGTATGAAGGTGGCATTCGTGAACCACTGATTATCAGTTGGCCTGGCAAGATACAGAAAAAATCGACATCGGCATTTCCGGTCAGTAGCCCCGATGTGATGCCTACCATTCTTGAAGCTACGGGTGCCAAGCCACTGGAAAAACAGGTATTGGATGGTGTCAGTCTCTTGCCACTGTTTTCTGGAAAAGAATTGACCAGTCGACCAATCTTTTGGCATTACCCCCACTACGGCAACCAGGGTGGAGCGCCTGGAGCAGCCATTCGACAGGATCAGTGGAAATTGATCGAGTGGTTCGAAGATCGACGCACTGAATTGTACGATTTGCAGAATGATCCCAGTGAAACGATCAATCTGGCTAACAAGCATCCTGATATTGCAGCGGATCTGCAGAAGAAATTACATCAGTGGCAGTTACAGGTTGATGCCAAATTGCCCACAATCAATCCGAAGTACGATTTGGCGAAACAGAATGGACGGATTGCATATCGAAAATGA
- the rpmA gene encoding 50S ribosomal protein L27 has translation MAHKKGQGSSKNGRDSNAQRRGIKAYGGEFVTAGSIIVRQCGTKFHPGKNVKRAKDDTLFALTDGFVMFDQNSRRVNVMDERAVPAAS, from the coding sequence ATGGCACATAAGAAAGGTCAGGGGTCTTCGAAAAACGGTCGCGATTCAAACGCACAGCGACGAGGTATTAAGGCTTACGGTGGTGAGTTTGTCACTGCAGGAAGCATCATTGTTCGTCAATGCGGAACTAAATTCCACCCGGGGAAGAACGTGAAGCGAGCCAAAGACGACACCCTGTTTGCACTGACCGATGGGTTTGTAATGTTCGATCAGAATAGCCGTCGCGTCAATGTGATGGATGAACGAGCCGTTCCTGCTGCCAGCTAA
- a CDS encoding glycosyl hydrolase family 28-related protein — protein sequence MADKFIRQAPRISQGGISCGSISCQCAGSGCERDGITDDTAALQNALDQTCTRAGKGTRILYLPDGTYRISQTLVVNRNQNGSGLGPWMYGESRDGVIIRLIDGAKNCTSVIRTHPTDEGKTSANWFMRNIRNLTIDVGNNPQTDGIRYMATNTGMIQNVKIIGTGKNGINASFVGESGPNLIQDVTIDGFDVGIASAWMYGQTLSRIRISNCRKTGITVVANVMAIEDLEVINTPQALFVDYPNDWHWWSGVVSIINGKFATTNSQEAAIRNRGILFARNIEQSGYQQAIESSTSAGNVSGKIVKEYSSHGITKLFADSDDHSLNLPIKAEPIFAWETNPKNWVCANDFGANNSDREDDTAAIQKAIDSAAQNQQTVVYLRGAVGPEPNWFTVKGEIRVHGSVRHIIGLGFGRVLGGKWIVDESAPIVKFQHLDSFGGLPPTLENRSKKSTMVVESCGATIVGSGKGDIFVTDCPCKIRIGKNQSLWARHLNAEGEDQGSLVRNDGGTMWILGTKSEGKGTWFYTGNNGKSEIMGGYEYATQAMEKDDKRAIFVVEEGQMSIAAVREISFTGKPHPIKVTEVRNGVEQYFRKSNSWSLFTASKK from the coding sequence ATGGCTGACAAATTTATCCGCCAAGCCCCACGAATATCCCAGGGTGGTATTTCCTGCGGATCAATCAGTTGTCAATGTGCGGGATCTGGGTGCGAAAGGGATGGAATCACAGACGACACCGCCGCACTGCAAAATGCCCTCGACCAGACTTGCACACGTGCGGGTAAAGGTACTCGGATTCTGTATTTGCCCGATGGCACGTATCGAATTTCCCAAACTCTCGTGGTTAATCGGAACCAGAATGGTTCCGGTTTGGGGCCGTGGATGTATGGCGAAAGCCGCGACGGTGTGATAATCCGCCTGATCGATGGTGCCAAAAACTGCACTTCGGTGATTCGCACTCACCCCACCGATGAAGGGAAAACTTCTGCCAATTGGTTCATGCGGAACATCAGAAACTTGACCATCGACGTGGGCAACAACCCACAGACCGATGGCATCCGCTATATGGCCACCAATACAGGCATGATTCAGAATGTAAAAATCATTGGTACTGGCAAAAATGGTATTAACGCCTCATTTGTAGGAGAAAGCGGTCCCAATCTGATTCAGGATGTCACCATCGACGGCTTTGATGTAGGAATTGCTTCGGCCTGGATGTATGGTCAGACACTTTCCAGAATCCGCATTTCAAATTGCAGAAAAACAGGTATTACAGTGGTGGCCAATGTGATGGCCATTGAAGATCTGGAAGTAATCAACACACCTCAGGCACTGTTTGTCGATTATCCCAACGACTGGCATTGGTGGTCGGGAGTGGTGTCCATCATCAATGGTAAATTTGCAACCACCAATTCCCAAGAGGCAGCCATTCGCAATCGTGGAATCCTGTTCGCCAGAAACATCGAACAATCTGGCTATCAACAGGCAATCGAAAGCAGCACTTCCGCAGGTAATGTGTCAGGCAAAATAGTGAAAGAATACTCATCCCACGGGATTACAAAACTGTTTGCAGACAGTGATGATCATTCATTGAACTTGCCAATCAAAGCGGAACCAATCTTCGCGTGGGAAACGAATCCGAAAAATTGGGTATGTGCCAATGATTTTGGTGCGAACAATTCAGATCGTGAAGATGACACAGCAGCAATCCAGAAAGCAATCGATTCTGCAGCACAGAACCAGCAAACAGTAGTATACCTCCGCGGTGCTGTGGGACCAGAACCGAACTGGTTTACCGTGAAAGGTGAAATCCGTGTTCACGGTTCCGTAAGGCACATTATTGGACTTGGTTTTGGGCGAGTGCTGGGAGGCAAATGGATAGTTGATGAATCTGCTCCGATTGTCAAATTCCAGCACCTGGACTCATTTGGTGGTCTGCCACCAACTCTGGAAAATCGTTCTAAAAAATCCACGATGGTGGTAGAAAGTTGCGGTGCGACCATTGTTGGAAGTGGCAAAGGGGATATTTTTGTCACCGATTGTCCCTGCAAAATTCGCATAGGGAAAAATCAGTCACTCTGGGCGAGACATTTGAATGCGGAAGGTGAGGATCAGGGATCACTGGTACGGAACGATGGTGGCACGATGTGGATTCTGGGAACTAAAAGCGAAGGGAAAGGAACGTGGTTTTATACGGGAAACAATGGCAAATCGGAAATCATGGGTGGCTATGAATACGCCACTCAGGCGATGGAAAAAGACGACAAAAGAGCAATTTTTGTTGTGGAGGAAGGCCAGATGTCGATTGCAGCTGTCCGTGAGATTTCATTCACTGGCAAGCCCCACCCGATCAAAGTCACAGAAGTACGCAATGGCGTAGAACAGTATTTCCGCAAATCAAATAGCTGGTCGTTGTTTACTGCTTCGAAAAAATGA
- a CDS encoding S41 family peptidase, producing the protein MNSAASDGDLFPYRFKHHKLGTLIGKRSWGGVVGIRGTLPLIDGGTLNRPEFSRVDVAGKEWIIEGYGVDPDIVQDNDPAKEFSGTDEQLLKGVEVLLEKLKTERKDLPKLPPFPKR; encoded by the coding sequence ATGAATTCAGCCGCTTCCGATGGTGATTTATTCCCATACCGCTTCAAACACCACAAACTGGGGACACTCATTGGTAAGCGATCCTGGGGCGGTGTTGTTGGGATCCGAGGGACGTTACCATTGATTGATGGTGGCACATTAAACCGACCAGAATTCAGCCGTGTCGATGTGGCTGGCAAAGAATGGATTATTGAAGGTTACGGCGTTGATCCTGATATCGTGCAGGATAACGATCCAGCAAAAGAATTTTCAGGCACCGATGAGCAACTTCTGAAGGGTGTGGAAGTACTTCTTGAAAAACTAAAGACCGAACGCAAAGACCTGCCGAAGTTGCCTCCATTCCCCAAACGATAA
- a CDS encoding flavin prenyltransferase UbiX, with amino-acid sequence MRDDLVVAITGASGSIYGIRLLEVLLNAGKTVHLVLSPAATEVIDREVGLKINLKAFDVQTIFKHLKIDVDSSRLQYHHFQNFQAGIASGSFLTGGMVIAPCSMGTVAAVAHGISQNLIHRSADVHLKERRKLIVVPRETPLGLVQLKNMTSLAEAGAILMPAMPGFYTLPRTIDDLVNFVVGRICDQLEVPHQLLNRWGTASEIEHE; translated from the coding sequence ATGCGTGACGATCTGGTGGTGGCTATCACAGGTGCCAGTGGCAGTATTTATGGTATCCGTTTACTGGAAGTGCTGTTGAATGCTGGCAAAACGGTTCATCTGGTGCTTAGCCCCGCAGCCACGGAAGTAATTGATCGAGAAGTGGGTCTGAAGATCAATTTAAAGGCATTTGATGTGCAGACAATTTTTAAGCACTTGAAGATTGATGTGGATTCCAGCAGATTACAATACCACCATTTTCAGAACTTTCAGGCAGGGATTGCCAGTGGATCTTTTTTGACAGGTGGGATGGTGATCGCCCCGTGCAGTATGGGTACCGTTGCTGCGGTGGCACATGGTATTTCTCAAAACCTGATCCATCGTTCCGCGGATGTGCATTTGAAAGAACGCCGGAAGCTGATCGTTGTTCCCAGAGAAACCCCCTTGGGCCTGGTGCAATTAAAAAATATGACGTCACTTGCCGAGGCAGGTGCGATCCTGATGCCTGCCATGCCAGGTTTTTACACCCTGCCTCGCACGATTGATGATCTGGTTAACTTTGTAGTCGGTAGAATATGCGATCAGTTGGAAGTTCCGCACCAATTATTGAATCGCTGGGGTACAGCAAGCGAAATTGAGCATGAATAA
- a CDS encoding PDZ domain-containing protein, whose product MYRFIPFSLFLWGLALPISFGQDKQADSRLLRFPTIHQDTVVFMQAGNLYSVSANGGVARQLTSHEGYEMFPRFSPDGKWLAFTGQYDGNTEVYVMPAEGGTPKRLTFSATLGRDDIADRMGPNNIVIGWKNNSKEIVFRSRMTSFNDFIGQLYTVSLEGGLPKQLPLPRGGFASFSADDTKMVYNRVFREFRTWKRYRGGMADEVWLHDFKAKTTVQLTDHPAQDIIPMWHEQKVYFISDREEKNKRFNLYSYDLSTKQTKQLTQFQEFDIKFPSLGAGGIVFENGGWIYKFDLKTEQATKISIRIINDGGLARGGLLDVSGEVNSFEISPDGKRALFSAHGELFTVPSGPGRTRALSQTSGVHERNPKWSPDGKTIAYISDASGEDEIYLVPHDGSSTPTQLTTNADTYKYELYWSPDGTKVAWSDKKLRLQYVDVKTKQVTVVHQAKAWEIRDYTWSPDSKWIAFAQEEEKTMSKVYLYALDTKKLIEATDGWFASSNPCFSRDGKFLFFSSARDFNPIYSATEWNHAYADMEKIYVIPLAKATPNPLKPLTDEERAVEAKPDTPVTVVVDENGLQQRTLVLPVASANYSNLQFAGDMLFYNRGGLKAPGGFFAFDMKSRKELSLGKSAGYEISADGKKMLVSRDGKYGIIDLPKGNIEFSPLSLTGMKVKINRLDEWKQIYHECWRQMRDFFYDPGMHGVDWLAVRKKYEVMLPYIQHRNDLTYLIGEMISELNVGHAYVGGGQVPTVERIKMGLLGAQLSQDKSGYYKIDKIMPGAAWDKKLRSPLAEPGVDISAGQYIVQVNGTPTNEVSNIYELLINTAETPVTLHINDTPVIKGARTVVVTPIADEAALYYHEWVQGNIKKVNEASKGEIGYIHVPDMLANGLNEFMKHYYPQLGKKALLIDMRGNGGGNVSPMLIERLRRQIAMVGMSRNTVPQINPEGTFYGPMACLLNEFSRFRW is encoded by the coding sequence ATGTACCGATTCATTCCGTTCAGCTTATTTCTGTGGGGGCTTGCTTTACCCATTTCGTTTGGACAGGATAAACAGGCCGATTCCCGCCTTCTGCGATTCCCCACGATCCACCAGGATACGGTGGTTTTCATGCAGGCTGGTAACCTGTATTCGGTGTCTGCCAATGGTGGTGTCGCAAGACAACTGACCAGTCATGAAGGGTACGAAATGTTCCCTCGGTTTTCCCCAGATGGCAAGTGGCTTGCGTTCACTGGACAATACGATGGTAACACCGAAGTGTATGTAATGCCCGCTGAAGGGGGCACGCCAAAACGCCTGACATTCTCTGCCACATTGGGACGAGATGATATCGCCGACCGGATGGGCCCAAATAACATCGTTATCGGTTGGAAAAACAATAGTAAGGAGATCGTGTTTCGATCTCGCATGACCTCGTTCAACGATTTCATTGGCCAGTTGTACACGGTTAGTCTGGAAGGAGGCCTGCCAAAGCAACTCCCACTGCCACGTGGGGGATTCGCCAGTTTCTCGGCAGACGATACCAAGATGGTTTACAACCGCGTCTTTCGCGAATTCCGCACATGGAAACGCTATCGCGGCGGGATGGCAGATGAAGTCTGGCTGCACGATTTCAAAGCAAAAACGACAGTGCAATTAACGGATCATCCTGCCCAGGACATCATTCCGATGTGGCACGAGCAAAAGGTTTACTTCATTTCGGATCGCGAAGAAAAAAACAAACGCTTTAACCTATACAGTTACGATTTAAGCACCAAACAAACTAAACAACTGACTCAGTTCCAGGAATTTGATATCAAATTCCCTTCCTTGGGAGCTGGGGGAATTGTTTTTGAAAATGGCGGCTGGATCTACAAGTTCGATCTGAAAACAGAACAAGCTACAAAGATTTCGATTCGCATTATCAACGATGGTGGGCTGGCGCGTGGCGGATTGCTGGATGTTTCCGGTGAAGTCAACAGTTTTGAGATTTCTCCCGATGGTAAGCGTGCGTTGTTCTCTGCCCACGGTGAGCTATTTACGGTGCCAAGTGGCCCTGGTCGCACGCGGGCACTTTCACAGACTTCCGGCGTCCACGAACGGAACCCGAAATGGTCCCCGGATGGAAAAACAATCGCCTACATTTCTGATGCTTCAGGTGAAGATGAGATTTATCTGGTGCCCCATGATGGGTCCTCAACGCCCACCCAACTGACCACAAATGCAGACACTTACAAGTACGAACTTTATTGGTCGCCCGATGGCACCAAGGTAGCCTGGTCGGATAAAAAACTTCGCCTGCAATATGTGGATGTGAAGACAAAGCAGGTCACCGTGGTGCACCAGGCCAAGGCGTGGGAAATCCGCGACTACACATGGTCTCCCGATTCTAAATGGATTGCCTTTGCCCAGGAAGAAGAGAAAACCATGTCCAAGGTTTATCTGTATGCACTGGACACCAAAAAGCTGATTGAAGCCACCGATGGCTGGTTCGCTTCAAGTAATCCCTGTTTCAGTCGCGATGGAAAATTCCTGTTTTTCAGTTCTGCCCGCGATTTCAACCCGATTTATAGTGCCACTGAATGGAACCACGCTTATGCAGACATGGAAAAAATCTATGTGATTCCATTGGCAAAAGCCACGCCTAATCCTTTGAAGCCACTGACGGATGAAGAGCGTGCTGTAGAAGCAAAACCTGATACTCCTGTTACCGTCGTGGTAGATGAAAATGGTTTGCAGCAACGCACATTGGTGTTGCCGGTGGCATCTGCCAATTACAGTAATCTGCAGTTCGCTGGGGATATGCTCTTTTACAATCGTGGTGGATTGAAGGCACCCGGTGGCTTTTTTGCATTCGATATGAAGAGCCGCAAAGAACTTTCTCTCGGCAAATCTGCGGGGTACGAGATTTCTGCCGATGGCAAAAAGATGCTGGTTTCCCGCGATGGTAAGTATGGCATTATTGACCTTCCGAAGGGGAATATCGAGTTTTCCCCACTCTCCCTTACTGGGATGAAGGTCAAGATCAATCGACTGGACGAGTGGAAGCAGATTTACCACGAGTGCTGGCGGCAGATGCGTGACTTTTTCTATGATCCCGGGATGCACGGTGTAGATTGGCTGGCAGTCAGGAAAAAGTATGAAGTGATGTTGCCATATATCCAGCACCGCAACGATTTAACCTACTTAATTGGTGAAATGATCAGCGAACTGAACGTGGGCCATGCCTACGTTGGTGGTGGTCAGGTGCCCACTGTAGAACGAATCAAGATGGGTCTTCTGGGTGCACAATTATCCCAGGATAAATCGGGCTACTACAAGATTGACAAAATTATGCCGGGTGCTGCGTGGGATAAAAAGTTGCGGTCCCCACTCGCAGAACCAGGTGTGGATATTTCTGCAGGCCAATACATTGTTCAGGTCAACGGTACACCCACCAACGAAGTAAGCAATATCTACGAATTGCTGATCAATACTGCGGAGACACCCGTAACTCTGCACATCAACGATACTCCGGTGATCAAAGGTGCACGCACCGTTGTGGTGACACCAATTGCCGATGAGGCAGCACTCTATTACCACGAGTGGGTGCAGGGTAACATCAAGAAAGTAAATGAAGCATCGAAGGGCGAAATCGGCTACATTCATGTGCCTGACATGCTGGCAAATGGTTTGAATGAGTTCATGAAGCACTATTACCCACAGTTGGGCAAAAAAGCCCTGCTCATCGACATGCGTGGTAATGGCGGTGGCAACGTTTCGCCAATGCTGATTGAGAGGCTTCGTCGCCAGATTGCCATGGTGGGCATGTCTCGAAATACAGTCCCACAGATTAATCCTGAAGGCACCTTTTATGGTCCGATGGCTTGTTTGCTGAATGAATTCAGCCGCTTCCGATGGTGA
- a CDS encoding DUF4147 domain-containing protein produces the protein MNNTPRQEVLEIFSAAVARVQPYQLVTEFLKHDLSFQQKLAKSKRVLVVGGGKAGVGMAHATADFFADKHIECIGIVNIPGNLATRSGNIILHPGRPEGSNFPTAAGVAGAEQMIQLFQDAQPGDLGICLLSGGGSALLPAPHGATLEQKLQLTKALQQSGCTIQEMNAVRKHFSRIKGGRLAQAFRGDIFFSLVISDVVGDPLDVIASGPTAADNTTFADAIAVIKRYRLWELLPPDMQEHLRAGEQGKIPETLKTDPPDGLHKILGSNHFALGAAAMKAEVMGYRVLNLGSYFEGEAEHVARTVAAVVKSVLKHVVPVAPPCCILFGGETTVTLPPNHGKGGRNQELCLHLLSHFNNEEWHRLTILCAGTDGEDGPTDAAGAVADLTVFQTAHQLHLKINQFQAEHDAYHFWEQTEGLVKTGLTGTNVMDIGVVLIQA, from the coding sequence ATGAATAACACACCACGACAGGAAGTGCTGGAGATATTTTCCGCTGCAGTTGCCCGCGTTCAGCCGTACCAGTTGGTAACAGAGTTTCTTAAACACGATTTATCTTTTCAGCAGAAGCTGGCAAAATCAAAAAGAGTTCTGGTTGTAGGTGGGGGAAAAGCAGGTGTCGGGATGGCTCATGCCACCGCTGATTTCTTTGCGGATAAACATATTGAATGTATCGGTATTGTGAACATACCAGGCAATTTGGCAACCAGATCTGGCAATATCATTCTGCATCCGGGTCGCCCAGAAGGGAGCAATTTCCCCACTGCTGCTGGTGTGGCTGGCGCAGAGCAGATGATCCAGTTATTTCAAGATGCCCAACCAGGGGATCTGGGTATCTGTCTGCTTTCAGGTGGTGGTTCTGCATTGTTGCCCGCACCCCACGGTGCCACACTGGAACAGAAGCTGCAACTTACAAAAGCATTGCAACAATCTGGCTGCACCATTCAGGAAATGAATGCAGTACGCAAGCACTTTTCCAGGATCAAAGGGGGAAGACTTGCCCAGGCATTTCGAGGGGACATTTTTTTCAGTCTGGTAATTTCGGACGTGGTGGGTGACCCTCTCGATGTGATTGCTTCCGGTCCCACTGCTGCGGATAATACCACATTTGCAGATGCAATTGCTGTAATCAAACGTTACCGATTGTGGGAATTGTTGCCTCCTGACATGCAGGAACATCTCCGAGCAGGAGAGCAAGGGAAAATCCCTGAAACCCTCAAGACAGACCCACCAGATGGTTTACATAAGATCCTGGGGAGTAATCACTTTGCACTCGGTGCTGCTGCCATGAAGGCGGAAGTGATGGGTTATCGTGTGCTGAATCTGGGTTCGTATTTTGAAGGCGAAGCAGAACATGTTGCACGTACGGTCGCCGCAGTGGTGAAAAGTGTGCTGAAACATGTGGTGCCGGTTGCCCCACCGTGTTGCATTCTGTTTGGGGGCGAGACAACGGTTACTTTGCCTCCAAATCATGGCAAAGGTGGGCGAAATCAGGAATTGTGCCTTCACCTGCTATCGCATTTCAACAATGAAGAATGGCATCGGTTGACGATCCTGTGCGCGGGTACGGATGGCGAAGATGGCCCCACAGATGCAGCGGGTGCGGTTGCAGATCTCACTGTTTTTCAGACTGCACACCAGTTACATCTAAAGATCAATCAATTCCAAGCTGAGCATGATGCTTACCACTTTTGGGAACAAACCGAAGGTTTAGTAAAAACCGGTTTAACAGGCACTAATGTGATGGATATTGGAGTGGTGCTGATACAGGCTTAA